Proteins from a single region of Butyrivibrio fibrisolvens:
- a CDS encoding flavodoxin, with protein MSKVAVVYWSGTGNTAAMAQAVSDGASATGAEVKIIPADQFSKDNVAEYDAIAFGCPAMGAEQLEESVFDPMFEDVKGSLSGKKIALFGSYGWGDGEWMRLWEADAKGVGANLACDSVLANNAPDDEAVEACKGLGRALA; from the coding sequence ATGTCAAAAGTAGCAGTGGTTTATTGGAGTGGTACAGGAAATACAGCAGCAATGGCGCAGGCAGTTTCAGACGGCGCATCAGCTACAGGTGCTGAAGTTAAGATCATCCCTGCAGATCAGTTTTCTAAGGACAACGTTGCAGAGTATGACGCAATTGCGTTTGGATGCCCTGCAATGGGTGCTGAACAGCTTGAAGAGAGCGTGTTCGATCCTATGTTCGAAGATGTTAAGGGTTCTCTTTCTGGTAAAAAGATCGCGCTCTTTGGTTCATACGGCTGGGGAGACGGAGAGTGGATGCGCCTTTGGGAAGCCGATGCAAAAGGAGTTGGTGCAAACCTTGCATGTGATAGCGTCCTGGCTAACAACGCTCCTGACGATGAAGCTGTTGAAGCCTGCAAAGGTCTTGGCAGAGCTCTTGCTTGA
- a CDS encoding YicC/YloC family endoribonuclease, with protein MVSSMTGFGRSEVNFDNRRISVELKSVNNRYLDLGIKMPKMFNSLEADIRKELKLYMKRGKVDVFINYEDLTEADTKVQYNHDIAAEYMDCLKQMSEDFGLQNDVRLSVLARFPDVLTMEAMEIDEKTLWEPLKKAIDEACEQFAAARLREGEFLKEDLNKKLDIMKKDVDFITERSPQIIEEYKASLREKIADLLEDTQIDENRLAMEVTLYADKICVDEELVRLRSHIEAVRGALEEGDDENGIGRKLDFLAQEMNREANTTLSKSTDIQVSDKAIELKTTIEKIREQIQNIE; from the coding sequence ATGGTCAGCAGTATGACAGGATTCGGCCGAAGCGAAGTGAACTTCGACAACCGCCGTATCAGTGTAGAACTCAAATCAGTAAATAACAGATATCTGGACCTTGGAATCAAGATGCCCAAGATGTTCAATTCCCTTGAAGCAGATATCCGTAAGGAATTAAAGCTATACATGAAAAGGGGTAAGGTTGATGTTTTTATCAACTATGAAGATCTGACAGAGGCAGATACCAAAGTTCAGTACAATCACGATATTGCTGCTGAATACATGGATTGCCTTAAGCAGATGTCTGAAGACTTCGGACTTCAGAATGATGTAAGACTTTCTGTTCTTGCAAGATTCCCTGATGTCCTTACTATGGAAGCTATGGAGATCGATGAGAAGACTCTCTGGGAGCCTCTTAAGAAGGCTATTGATGAAGCCTGCGAGCAGTTTGCTGCTGCAAGACTTCGTGAGGGTGAGTTCCTCAAGGAAGATCTTAACAAGAAGCTTGATATCATGAAAAAAGATGTTGATTTCATCACAGAAAGATCTCCTCAGATCATCGAAGAGTACAAGGCTAGTCTTCGCGAGAAGATCGCAGATCTTCTGGAAGATACTCAGATTGATGAGAACAGACTTGCTATGGAAGTAACTCTTTATGCAGATAAGATCTGTGTTGATGAAGAGCTCGTAAGACTTAGAAGTCACATTGAAGCTGTTCGCGGCGCCCTTGAAGAAGGTGACGATGAGAACGGAATCGGAAGAAAGCTTGATTTCCTGGCTCAGGAGATGAACCGCGAAGCTAACACAACACTTTCAAAATCTACAGATATTCAGGTATCTGACAAGGCTATTGAGCTTAAGACTACAATAGAGAAGATCAGAGAGCAGATCCAGAATATTGAGTAA
- a CDS encoding DUF370 domain-containing protein, which translates to MFTHIGFGNIVNVDKVVSIVVPDAAPVKRLVQKAKDEGRIIDASAGRRTKAVLIMENNTVVLSALLPETIASRIQTGSIGKDTDEA; encoded by the coding sequence ATGTTCACACACATTGGTTTTGGCAACATCGTGAATGTTGACAAGGTTGTAAGCATAGTAGTTCCTGATGCGGCGCCAGTTAAGCGACTTGTCCAGAAGGCAAAGGACGAGGGACGCATAATAGATGCCAGTGCAGGACGAAGGACCAAGGCAGTCCTTATTATGGAGAACAATACAGTCGTTCTTTCAGCTCTTTTGCCAGAGACGATTGCATCAAGAATACAAACAGGAAGTATAGGTAAGGATACAGATGAAGCGTAA
- the glgA gene encoding glycogen synthase GlgA: MKNILFVASEGVPFIKTGGLADVVGSLPRDIDRRYFDVRIVMPKYACMSKEMTEKLEYVTNFYMDFHWKREYVGIFKAQVNGIIYYFIDNEYYFNGFKPYGDDVKFEIEKFAFFSKAALSILPVVEFHPDIVHCHDWQTGLVPVYLKERFQANEFYRSMKTIMTIHNLKFQGRWDKKVVKDLTGLPDYFFTPDKLEMFGDADLLKGGIVYADAITTVSETYAEEIKTEFYGEGLNGLLKSRENDLRGIVNGIDYEEFNPSTDKYIDYKYDAINFRKEKIRNKRALQKELGLAEDDKIMMIGVVSRLTDQKGFDLISCVMDEMCQDAVQFVILGTGTEQYENMFRHFAWKYGDKVSANIYYSEALSHKIYAASDAFLMPSLFEPCGLSQLMSLRYGTLPIVRETGGLKDTVQPYNKFESTGTGFSFTNYNAHEMMQTVRTAEALYYDNKREWNKMIDRAMAVDFSWKVSANKYQEMYDWLRP, translated from the coding sequence ATGAAGAATATTCTTTTCGTAGCATCTGAAGGCGTTCCTTTCATTAAAACAGGTGGTCTTGCTGACGTTGTAGGTTCTCTTCCCCGCGATATCGATCGCAGATATTTCGACGTCAGGATCGTAATGCCCAAGTATGCATGCATGTCTAAGGAGATGACGGAGAAGCTTGAGTATGTCACTAATTTCTATATGGATTTCCACTGGAAAAGAGAATATGTAGGAATTTTTAAGGCACAGGTTAACGGCATCATCTATTATTTCATAGATAACGAATATTATTTCAATGGTTTCAAACCTTATGGAGACGATGTTAAGTTCGAGATTGAGAAGTTTGCATTCTTCTCCAAGGCAGCTCTTTCTATTTTACCTGTAGTAGAATTTCATCCGGATATCGTTCACTGTCATGACTGGCAGACAGGTCTTGTTCCTGTATATCTTAAGGAACGTTTCCAGGCCAATGAGTTCTATCGCAGCATGAAGACTATCATGACTATACACAATCTTAAGTTCCAGGGAAGATGGGACAAGAAGGTGGTCAAGGATCTTACAGGTCTTCCGGATTATTTTTTCACACCGGACAAGCTTGAAATGTTCGGCGACGCTGACCTTTTAAAGGGCGGTATCGTGTACGCTGACGCTATTACGACTGTATCAGAAACTTATGCAGAGGAGATCAAGACTGAGTTCTATGGCGAGGGTCTTAACGGTCTTCTTAAATCAAGAGAGAATGATCTTCGTGGTATCGTTAACGGTATTGATTATGAAGAGTTCAATCCTTCAACTGATAAGTATATCGATTATAAATATGATGCTATAAACTTCCGTAAGGAGAAGATTCGCAATAAGCGCGCGCTTCAGAAGGAACTGGGTCTTGCAGAGGATGACAAGATCATGATGATCGGTGTTGTTTCAAGACTTACTGATCAGAAGGGATTCGATCTTATCAGCTGCGTTATGGACGAGATGTGCCAGGATGCGGTTCAGTTCGTAATCCTTGGAACAGGTACAGAGCAGTACGAGAATATGTTCCGTCACTTTGCATGGAAGTATGGCGATAAGGTTTCTGCTAACATCTATTATTCAGAAGCCCTGTCACACAAGATCTATGCTGCAAGTGATGCCTTCCTTATGCCGTCACTCTTTGAGCCTTGCGGACTTTCTCAGCTTATGTCTCTTAGATATGGAACTCTTCCTATCGTGCGTGAGACAGGTGGTCTTAAGGATACTGTTCAGCCGTATAACAAGTTCGAAAGCACAGGTACAGGTTTTTCCTTCACCAATTATAATGCTCACGAGATGATGCAGACGGTCAGAACTGCAGAGGCGCTGTACTATGACAACAAGCGCGAGTGGAACAAGATGATCGACAGGGCTATGGCGGTTGACTTCAGCTGGAAGGTATCTGCTAACAAGTATCAGGAGATGTACGACTGGCTCAGACCTTGA
- the trpS gene encoding tryptophan--tRNA ligase has product MEENKNIDTTQEKKKVLLSGIQPSGDLHLGNYLGAIKNWKVREDEYDCYYFMADLHTITVRQEPAALRKRTINQLAQYIACGLDPEKNTLFIQSHVPQHSQLGWVLQCYTMFGELSRMTQFKDKSAKHKDNINAGLFAYPSLMAADILLYQPDFVPVGEDQKQHVEITRDIATRFNNIYGDVFKIPEPLIAKTGARIYGLSTPEDKMSKSVPDGCVFLMDEPDVIARKFKRAVTDSDRENCVRYDKENKPGVANLMNIYSTFTGKSFAEIEKEFEGQGYGVFKPAVGEVVIDALRPIQDETKRILADKTYLESVYREGASKASYVANKTLRKVYKKIGFVQP; this is encoded by the coding sequence ATGGAAGAGAATAAAAATATAGATACAACACAGGAAAAGAAGAAGGTACTTCTTTCCGGAATTCAGCCAAGTGGAGATCTTCACCTTGGCAATTATCTTGGTGCGATCAAGAACTGGAAGGTTAGAGAAGATGAGTACGATTGCTACTACTTCATGGCTGACCTTCACACTATCACAGTAAGACAGGAGCCTGCAGCTCTTAGAAAAAGAACTATCAACCAGCTTGCACAGTATATCGCATGCGGTCTTGATCCTGAGAAGAATACTCTTTTCATTCAGTCACATGTTCCGCAGCATTCACAGCTTGGCTGGGTTCTTCAGTGCTACACAATGTTCGGCGAGCTCTCTCGTATGACTCAGTTCAAGGACAAATCAGCTAAGCACAAGGACAACATCAACGCAGGTCTTTTTGCATATCCATCACTTATGGCAGCAGATATCCTTCTGTATCAGCCTGATTTCGTACCTGTTGGAGAAGATCAGAAGCAGCACGTTGAGATAACACGTGACATCGCTACAAGATTCAACAACATCTACGGCGATGTATTCAAGATTCCTGAACCTCTTATCGCTAAGACAGGTGCAAGGATCTACGGACTTTCTACTCCTGAAGACAAGATGAGTAAATCAGTTCCTGACGGATGTGTATTCCTTATGGATGAGCCTGATGTTATCGCAAGAAAGTTCAAGCGCGCAGTAACAGACTCAGACAGAGAGAACTGCGTTCGTTATGATAAGGAGAATAAGCCTGGCGTAGCTAACCTTATGAACATCTACTCAACCTTTACAGGCAAGAGCTTTGCAGAGATCGAGAAGGAGTTCGAAGGTCAGGGATACGGCGTATTCAAGCCTGCAGTTGGTGAAGTTGTAATCGACGCACTTAGACCTATTCAGGATGAGACCAAGAGAATTCTTGCTGACAAGACTTATCTTGAATCCGTATACAGAGAAGGTGCTTCTAAGGCTTCATACGTTGCCAACAAGACACTTCGCAAGGTTTACAAGAAGATTGGTTTTGTACAGCCATAA
- a CDS encoding polysaccharide biosynthesis protein: protein MGEKSSNGILKQAGILAAAGIIVRIIGLLYKSPLTSIIGDEGNGYYNAAYNWYITALMIASYSIPSAISKVMSQKFALGQYKSAQKLFQCALIFVGVSGTFCGVLLMVCARFLVGEGGAYVLRVFGPTVLLYGPLGVLRGYFQAHRTMVPTSISQIAEQVINAVVSILAAFVLTNIAISKMATDPSVNPAIYGAAGSALGTGAGVLTALVFMIFVYYVNRNSVRKKVASDNGEVEDTYTIIRQIVLVVMPFLFSTVLYNITPNINQKIFYAFMMGVRGLEESDTASLYGIYAGKALTITTIPIAMASAMASAMIPSISAKFIKGEKEESKAIATKVIRVSMLVAIPSAIGLIALARPVTMILFPQRGSLNQAAFLLAGLALTVIFYSQSTITNSVLQGTGKLMVPVINATIALVAQTAILVLILVATPLDNMSLVITRVIYAFILFVLNDISCRKRLGLNLDTKAIYIMPFVAAVVMGIAAFVVYFVLTLPFGGMSEVNYLVNLVATAFAIGIGALTYAAVLVKSGTITEEVLRSLPKGTKVIGVLKSVKLL from the coding sequence ATGGGAGAAAAGAGTAGTAACGGAATTTTAAAACAGGCAGGAATACTGGCTGCGGCGGGTATCATTGTTAGAATTATAGGTCTTTTGTATAAGAGTCCTCTTACTTCTATTATAGGAGATGAGGGTAACGGATATTATAATGCTGCATACAACTGGTATATTACTGCCCTTATGATAGCGTCATACAGTATCCCTTCAGCTATTTCCAAGGTTATGTCTCAGAAGTTTGCGCTGGGACAGTACAAGAGTGCGCAGAAGCTTTTTCAGTGTGCGCTTATATTTGTAGGTGTTTCAGGTACTTTTTGCGGAGTGCTTCTTATGGTATGCGCCAGATTCCTTGTAGGAGAGGGCGGCGCGTATGTTCTTAGGGTGTTCGGACCTACAGTTCTTTTGTATGGACCTCTTGGAGTTCTGCGCGGATATTTCCAGGCGCACAGGACGATGGTGCCAACATCTATATCTCAGATCGCTGAGCAGGTCATCAATGCTGTTGTAAGTATTCTGGCTGCGTTTGTTCTTACTAATATTGCAATTTCTAAGATGGCTACGGATCCGAGCGTTAATCCTGCGATCTACGGCGCGGCAGGAAGTGCTCTTGGTACCGGTGCGGGCGTACTTACAGCGCTTGTATTCATGATCTTTGTATACTATGTAAATAGAAACAGTGTGAGAAAAAAGGTCGCTAGCGATAATGGAGAGGTAGAGGATACCTATACTATAATCCGTCAGATTGTCCTTGTTGTTATGCCGTTTCTGTTTAGTACAGTTCTTTATAACATCACACCTAACATTAATCAGAAGATCTTTTATGCCTTCATGATGGGTGTCAGAGGACTTGAGGAATCTGATACTGCATCCTTGTACGGAATATATGCAGGTAAAGCCCTTACTATTACAACGATCCCGATCGCTATGGCATCAGCTATGGCATCTGCCATGATCCCAAGCATCTCAGCCAAGTTCATCAAGGGAGAAAAAGAGGAATCAAAGGCGATAGCAACTAAAGTTATCCGCGTATCTATGCTTGTTGCAATTCCGTCAGCTATAGGACTTATCGCACTTGCAAGACCTGTTACGATGATTCTTTTCCCGCAAAGAGGATCACTTAACCAGGCGGCTTTTCTTCTTGCAGGCCTGGCGCTGACTGTAATCTTTTATTCACAGTCAACCATTACTAACTCTGTGCTTCAGGGAACCGGTAAGCTCATGGTGCCTGTTATAAACGCAACTATAGCACTTGTGGCTCAGACAGCTATACTTGTTTTGATTCTGGTTGCAACACCACTTGATAACATGAGTCTTGTGATCACCAGAGTTATATACGCATTTATCCTTTTTGTACTTAATGATATTTCCTGTAGAAAAAGACTTGGTCTTAACCTTGACACTAAAGCGATCTACATCATGCCTTTCGTAGCGGCAGTAGTGATGGGCATCGCGGCATTTGTTGTTTATTTTGTTCTTACACTTCCTTTTGGCGGAATGTCTGAGGTTAACTATCTTGTGAACCTTGTTGCGACTGCTTTTGCAATAGGAATAGGCGCGCTGACATATGCGGCAGTTCTTGTTAAGAGCGGAACTATTACGGAGGAAGTGCTTAGGAGTCTTCCTAAGGGAACTAAGGTTATTGGCGTATTGAAGAGCGTGAAGCTCTTATAA
- the gmk gene encoding guanylate kinase — translation MKRKGFLVVVSGFSGTGKGTLMKELVKKYDGYALSVSATTRDPRPGEENGREYFFITDDEFEKLIKEDGLIEHAGYCGHYYGTPRSFVEKQMEEGKDVILEIEIQGARQIRKQYPDALLLFVMPPSAEELEKRLRGRGTESDEVIRGRLKRAVEESEGIEEYDYILVNDDLEECVDKMHQVIDSAHNTPSRNQEFIDKIRSEVQKFA, via the coding sequence ATGAAGCGTAAAGGATTTTTAGTAGTTGTGTCAGGTTTTTCCGGCACAGGTAAAGGTACACTTATGAAGGAGCTGGTCAAGAAGTATGACGGTTATGCACTGTCAGTTTCTGCAACGACCAGAGACCCCAGACCTGGTGAAGAGAACGGAAGAGAGTATTTCTTCATTACAGATGATGAGTTCGAAAAGCTCATCAAAGAGGACGGTCTTATAGAGCACGCAGGCTATTGCGGACATTATTATGGAACTCCAAGAAGCTTTGTAGAAAAGCAGATGGAAGAGGGCAAGGACGTAATCCTTGAGATCGAGATCCAGGGTGCAAGACAGATCAGAAAGCAGTACCCGGATGCACTTCTTCTCTTTGTAATGCCTCCGTCAGCAGAGGAGCTTGAAAAGAGACTCAGAGGACGCGGAACAGAGTCTGATGAAGTTATAAGAGGCCGCCTTAAGAGAGCTGTTGAAGAGTCAGAAGGAATCGAAGAGTACGATTACATTCTTGTTAACGACGATCTTGAAGAGTGTGTAGACAAGATGCATCAGGTAATCGACAGTGCTCACAACACGCCTTCAAGAAATCAGGAATTCATCGATAAGATAAGAAGCGAAGTTCAGAAATTCGCTTAA
- a CDS encoding NFACT RNA binding domain-containing protein — protein sequence MAFDGITVAAITQELSDRCTDGRIYKIAQTEKDEILLTIKPQVERGGGQVRVYLSADASLPLVYMSDDNKPSPQQAPTFCMVLRKHLLNGRIRSIEQPSMERIVRFNVEHMDEMGDMKTKTLLIELMGKYSNIIFVDEDNTIIDSIKHVPASVSSVREVLPGREYFIPDQQKKLNPKETNKEEFEHALLEKAGPVFKAIYNSYTGFASTIAQEICFRADIDSSLPASALSAGQMERLYNVFDLFMTRIKSGEYKPAICYENDSPKEYAPFHLMTYEKMPGCHLKDFDNMSSLLENYYAEKNALTRIRQKSADLRHIVATALERTVRKYDLQLQQLKDTEKRDKYRVYGELLNVYGYSAEPSAKSITVNDYNTGNDLTIPLDPTLTASQNAKKYFERYNKLKRTAENLETLTKEVEAEKDHLESIQNALDIAQGEEDLVPIRDELVEAGYIHRKGEKKKSSRMQAKSLPLHYVSSDGFDIYVGKNNYQNDQLTFKVANGGDWWFHAKGMPGSHVILQTGGKEVPDKAFEEAAALAAFYSKAKDQEKVEIDYLQRKNVKKPGGAKPGFVVYYTNYSMAIKPDISALTQVD from the coding sequence ATGGCATTCGATGGTATAACAGTAGCGGCCATAACTCAGGAGTTGTCTGACAGATGCACTGATGGCCGTATTTATAAAATTGCACAGACGGAGAAGGACGAGATACTTCTTACCATTAAGCCTCAGGTAGAACGCGGCGGCGGACAGGTGAGAGTGTACCTTTCTGCAGATGCGTCCCTCCCTCTTGTCTACATGTCTGATGATAATAAGCCAAGTCCCCAGCAGGCTCCGACCTTCTGTATGGTTTTAAGAAAACATCTTCTCAACGGCCGCATCAGATCGATCGAGCAGCCTTCAATGGAGCGTATAGTAAGGTTCAATGTAGAGCACATGGATGAAATGGGCGATATGAAGACCAAGACTCTTCTCATCGAGCTCATGGGCAAGTACTCCAACATCATCTTTGTCGATGAGGATAACACCATCATCGACTCTATTAAGCATGTCCCCGCGTCTGTATCGTCAGTGCGTGAGGTACTTCCCGGAAGAGAGTATTTCATCCCTGATCAGCAAAAAAAGCTTAATCCTAAAGAAACTAATAAAGAAGAATTCGAACACGCCCTTTTGGAAAAAGCAGGACCTGTTTTTAAAGCTATATACAATTCGTATACAGGATTTGCATCAACAATAGCACAGGAGATCTGTTTTAGAGCTGACATTGACTCATCACTTCCTGCTTCAGCTCTTTCGGCGGGACAGATGGAAAGGCTTTATAACGTATTCGACCTCTTCATGACAAGAATTAAGTCAGGCGAGTACAAGCCGGCAATCTGCTATGAGAACGACTCTCCCAAGGAGTATGCTCCATTCCATCTTATGACTTATGAGAAGATGCCGGGGTGTCACCTGAAGGATTTTGACAACATGTCATCTCTTCTTGAAAACTATTATGCCGAGAAGAACGCCCTTACAAGAATCCGCCAGAAGTCTGCGGACCTTAGACATATCGTTGCTACAGCTCTTGAGCGTACCGTAAGAAAATACGATCTTCAGCTTCAGCAGCTCAAGGATACTGAGAAGAGAGACAAGTACCGCGTATACGGCGAACTTCTTAATGTATACGGATACAGCGCCGAGCCTTCTGCCAAGTCCATAACAGTTAACGACTATAACACAGGCAACGACCTCACTATCCCTCTTGATCCGACCCTTACAGCAAGTCAGAACGCCAAGAAGTACTTCGAGCGTTACAACAAGCTTAAGCGTACAGCCGAGAATCTCGAGACTCTCACTAAAGAGGTAGAAGCAGAGAAGGACCACCTTGAATCCATCCAGAACGCCCTCGACATAGCCCAGGGCGAGGAAGACCTTGTGCCAATAAGAGACGAGCTCGTAGAGGCAGGATATATCCATAGAAAAGGTGAAAAGAAAAAGTCATCAAGAATGCAGGCTAAGAGCTTACCACTTCATTATGTAAGTTCTGATGGTTTTGATATATATGTAGGCAAGAACAACTACCAGAATGACCAGCTCACCTTCAAAGTAGCCAACGGCGGCGACTGGTGGTTCCACGCCAAAGGAATGCCCGGTTCCCACGTAATCCTCCAGACAGGCGGCAAGGAAGTGCCAGATAAGGCCTTTGAAGAAGCAGCAGCACTTGCAGCTTTTTATTCCAAAGCCAAGGACCAGGAGAAAGTTGAGATTGACTACCTCCAGCGCAAAAACGTCAAGAAGCCCGGCGGCGCAAAACCAGGATTCGTGGTGTACTATACGAATTATTCGATGGCTATTAAGCCGGACATCTCTGCGCTGACGCAGGTTGATTAA